In the genome of Luteitalea pratensis, the window GGGCGCCCGGCTGGCGTCGATGCGCAGTCCTTCTTCGACGAGGATCGGCAACGCCCAGGGCGCGCGCTGGTTCAGGGACCATTCCGGTGCCCGGAACGAGACGATGGGACCGGCACCGGCAGCGCGCAGCGCGGCGATGTTCAGGCGCAGGTCCTCGCGGAAGCCGTCGGGCGACAGTTCGTAGACCCGGCGATGCCAGTGGCCGTGCAGGCCGATCTCATGACCGGCATCGCGAATCTCGCGCACCAGTTCGGGGAAATGCCCGGCGACCCACCCGACGATCATGAACGTACCGCGATGTCCTGCCGCCGCGAGGTCCTCGAGCAACCCGCGCGTCGTCGGCAACACCCGGCTCTCGAGGCCCTCCCAGGCGGAGGACGGCAGCCGATCGTCCACGCCACAGATGTGGAACCAGTCCTCGACGTCGACGGTAAAGGCGTTGATTGCCATAACGCCTAACGCCTAACGCCTAACGCTTCACACTTCACGCCTGACGCCTCACGTTCAACCGACTGACGCAGAATGCCGAAGGCTTCGCACTGTGTGACCAAGCGTCAAGCGTCAAGCGTCTAGCGTCAACCGTCAAGCGCTAAGCGGTCTTCTTCTGCGTTTCGATGTAATGGGCGAGCGCATCCACCGACTGCAGCACCTTGCCGCCGGTCTCCTCGTCGCCGATGACGACGCCGAAGGAACGCTCGATCTCGAGCACCAGTTCGAGGGCATCGATCGAGTCCAGCCCGAGGCCAGCCCCGAACAGGGGCGCCGCGCTGTCGATGTCGTCGGCCGAGATGGGCAGCTTGAGGGCACGCACGATCGCGGCCTTGATGTCGCTACGAAGATCAGTCATGAATGCCTTACACGAGTCCGCCGTCGACGCCAATCACCTGCCCGGTGACGTATGCGGCCGCGTCGGAACACAGGAACGCCACCAGCTCGGCCACCTCGGCCGCAGTGCCCAGCCGCCCGACGGGGACGTTGCGCACGTGCGCCGCGCGCGTCGCCTCGGGTATTGCCGCGGTCATGTCGGTCTCGATGAGCCCGGGCATGACCGCGTTGACGAGCACCCCGTTGGGGGCCAGCTCGCGTGACAGCGTCCGGGTCAGCCCGATCAGACCGCCCTTGGACGCCGCGTAGTTCGCCTGTCCGGGCAGCCCCGCCACCGCGCTCGGCGACGTGAGGCTGATGACGCGCCCCCACTTCCGGACCAGCATGCCGCGGACCACGGCTCGCGTGCAGAAGAACGCGCCGTCGAGATTGGGGCGCAGCACGGCGTCCCATTCCGCGCGGTCCATCATCATCAGGTACCCGTCGCGCGCGACCCCGGCGTTGTTCACGAGGATGTCGACCGGCCCGAGCGCGGCAGAGGCGTCAGCGACGAGGCGCTGGACCTGCGCCTGATCGGCGACGTCGCATGGACCGGCCCAGGCGCGCGCCCCCGCCGCCGTCAGCATCCGGACGAGGTCGTGTGCCGCGTCCTCGCGTTCTCGATACGAGAAGGCCACCGCCGCGCCGCGACGGGCCAGCATTTCGACAATGGCACGGCCGATGCCACGCGATCCCCCTGTGACCAGCGCGACCCGGCCAGACAGGGCAAGCGATTCGTACGGCACGCAGGTCCCATGCGGCGCCCGGGCGGCGCCGCCGAAAGCACAGTCTATACCAAGGTAGAAGCGGGTAACGGGTAACGGGTACCGGGTACCGGGTACCGGGTACCGGGTACCGGGTGCCGGGTACCGGGTGCCGGGTACCGGGTCGCGGATCGCGGATCGCGGATCGCGGATCGGAGACTCGGGTAGGGCGCGGGAATCGGGACTGGGAATTGGTCTCGGGTTTGGTAGGGCCGGCTCTCCGAGTTTGGTAGGGCCGGCTCTCCGAGCCCGGCCTCACCCGACCAACGCTGCGAGATGGCGCCCGGGCATTCGCGGTGCCCGTCTGGCAAGCCCGACGGCTACACCACGCGTAGCGGTCGAGCTTGCTGGACCGGAACCTCGCGCTCAGAGATGCCGGTGACCCGTGCCGGAGCGTCAGTTGATGTGAAGCAGAAGGCAGTAGTTGGTACCGCCGCTGGCGAAGCTGTTCACCAGCACGTAGGGCGACTCGAGCGATTGCGGCGTCGCAATCACCCACCCGAGGGAACCGCAGGACGGATCGGGATCGGTCAGCCCGGCCGTCGGCGCCACGACGCCGCGACCGGCCGCCAGGACGGCCGTGACGAGCGAGGCCGCTCCGGACATGCCGCCCTCGCCGATCGCGCCCTTGACCGACGTGGTGCGCACCGGTCGGCCGCCGAAGACCTCGGCGATGGCCTGCGCTTCCAGGCGATCGAAGTCCACCGACCCGTTGGCCGCCGCATAGACGGCGCCGACCTGTGCGGGTGTGACCCCACCCTCTTCGAGCGCGGCGCGCATGCAGCGCACCAGTGGTGCCGCCTCCGTGGGCCAGGCGTTGAGCGCCGTCAGGCCCGAAGTAGCGCCGAGGCCGACCACCTCGGCGAGCACCGGCGCTTGGCGAACCTCGGCGCGGCCACGTTCCTCGATGATCGCGACAAAGCCGCCCTCGCCCATCACGAAACCGTTCCTCGTGCGGTCGAACGGCCGCGCACCTTCGGGAAATGCACCGTCGTGCGAGAGGACGCCGAACCAGTCGTGCACCTCGAAGTAGAGGTCGTAGATGTCCTCGGCGCCGCCGGTGACCAATGCACCGGCCTTGCCGGCGCGGACGAGGTCGGTGGCCAGCGCCAGCGCCGCGAGCCCCGATGCCTCCTTGTAGCTCACCGTCGTGTTCGGACCGCGCAGCTTCTCCTCCAGTGCGATCAGGCTGGCTGCGGCGTTGCCCACCGTGTTGCTGAACAGCATCGGTGGCGCGCCTGCGGGTCCGAGTTCGAGAAGGCGGTCGAGGAACTCGCCCGTCGAGTGGACGCCGCACGTGCTCGTGCCCAAGACGACGCCGATGTCGTCATGGCCCTCGCTCGTGCGTGGCAAGCCGGCCGACTCGAGCGCGAGACGCGCAGTGGCGACCGAGAGAGCGCCGACCTCGTCCATGCGCCGCAGCTTCATCGGGTGGACGAAGGCAGCCGGGTCGAAGTCCGACAACTCCGCCGCCTGCCGTGCACGGCGCGCAGAGACATCGAATGTCGTGATGGGGCGGATGCCCGACCGCCCCTCGAGCATGGCGTCGAGAAACGCGGCAGTCTGGCCGAGGCTGGAACAGGCAGCAACACCAGTGATTGCGGCCCGTCGTTGCACGGCGGGTACGTTAACATTTCGATTGATGGCTCTACAACGGGCGCTTCGCCGTGTCTTCGCCACAGCGATGGCCCTCGGGATGGCCAGCGCGGCAGCGGCCACAGCGCGCGTCGCCCCCGTCGGACAAGGAGGTCTCTCGCCCGCCTCCGGCGGCGACCTGTTCGACGAGATCTATCGGCGGGGAGCCCCCGTCGAGAAGACGCTGACCACCGTGTCCGCCTCCTTTGTCGAGACGACGACCTCCACGTTGCTGAAGGCGCCCCACGTGGCGCGCGGCACGCTCGTGGGTCGGCGCCCGCGCCAGGTCCGCCTCACCTATACCGGCGCCGATGCGCGAACCGTGATCGTGGACGGCAATACGCTGGCCCTGGAGTGGCCGGCCCGCAACCTCAGGGAGACACGCGACATCAGCGGCATGATGCGGCGCACCGAGCGCTTCCTCGTGATGTCGACACCGGCGGAACTCCGCAAGCACTTCGATATCGTGGCGGCGGAGGCGCGGGACCGGGTCGGATCGTGGCGGGTGACGTTCACGCCGAAGCGCAAACAAATGGGGGAGAGCGTCTCGCGCGTGGACCTGTGGATCGACCAGGGCTCACTCGTCCTGCACGCCCTGAAGTTGGAGTATCCCGGCGGCGACACGCGGCTGATGGAGTTCAGCGACGTACGCATCAATCCTCCCGTCGCACCCGATGCGTTCGCCAC includes:
- a CDS encoding polysaccharide deacetylase family protein codes for the protein MAINAFTVDVEDWFHICGVDDRLPSSAWEGLESRVLPTTRGLLEDLAAAGHRGTFMIVGWVAGHFPELVREIRDAGHEIGLHGHWHRRVYELSPDGFREDLRLNIAALRAAGAGPIVSFRAPEWSLNQRAPWALPILVEEGLRIDASRAPVARVGSPSYPRRPHPIATVAGALLEVPPLVGHLAGHAVPLGWGWGLRKAEPATVIAAIAANNRQGDPAVLTVHPWEIDPAPPSIRLPASLAFSHYYRLSGFRMRLREVLAGAQFGPLCELPDAEAWLRA
- a CDS encoding phosphopantetheine-binding protein produces the protein MTDLRSDIKAAIVRALKLPISADDIDSAAPLFGAGLGLDSIDALELVLEIERSFGVVIGDEETGGKVLQSVDALAHYIETQKKTA
- a CDS encoding 3-oxoacyl-ACP reductase family protein gives rise to the protein MPYESLALSGRVALVTGGSRGIGRAIVEMLARRGAAVAFSYREREDAAHDLVRMLTAAGARAWAGPCDVADQAQVQRLVADASAALGPVDILVNNAGVARDGYLMMMDRAEWDAVLRPNLDGAFFCTRAVVRGMLVRKWGRVISLTSPSAVAGLPGQANYAASKGGLIGLTRTLSRELAPNGVLVNAVMPGLIETDMTAAIPEATRAAHVRNVPVGRLGTAAEVAELVAFLCSDAAAYVTGQVIGVDGGLV
- a CDS encoding beta-ketoacyl-[acyl-carrier-protein] synthase family protein is translated as MQRRAAITGVAACSSLGQTAAFLDAMLEGRSGIRPITTFDVSARRARQAAELSDFDPAAFVHPMKLRRMDEVGALSVATARLALESAGLPRTSEGHDDIGVVLGTSTCGVHSTGEFLDRLLELGPAGAPPMLFSNTVGNAAASLIALEEKLRGPNTTVSYKEASGLAALALATDLVRAGKAGALVTGGAEDIYDLYFEVHDWFGVLSHDGAFPEGARPFDRTRNGFVMGEGGFVAIIEERGRAEVRQAPVLAEVVGLGATSGLTALNAWPTEAAPLVRCMRAALEEGGVTPAQVGAVYAAANGSVDFDRLEAQAIAEVFGGRPVRTTSVKGAIGEGGMSGAASLVTAVLAAGRGVVAPTAGLTDPDPSCGSLGWVIATPQSLESPYVLVNSFASGGTNYCLLLHIN
- a CDS encoding LolA family protein encodes the protein MALQRALRRVFATAMALGMASAAAATARVAPVGQGGLSPASGGDLFDEIYRRGAPVEKTLTTVSASFVETTTSTLLKAPHVARGTLVGRRPRQVRLTYTGADARTVIVDGNTLALEWPARNLRETRDISGMMRRTERFLVMSTPAELRKHFDIVAAEARDRVGSWRVTFTPKRKQMGESVSRVDLWIDQGSLVLHALKLEYPGGDTRLMEFSDVRINPPVAPDAFATAARR